A single Drosophila miranda strain MSH22 chromosome XR, D.miranda_PacBio2.1, whole genome shotgun sequence DNA region contains:
- the LOC117186533 gene encoding protein TIS11-like, whose translation MEQSQSQQHRFYGALTRTISQPAQQRHPLHQQQIQQQQQQQQQQQQGVASLVTIIENLGNMNLHRKLQRTQLEPLLQQPMNISRYKTELCRPFEEAGECKYGEKCQFAHGFHELRNLQRHPKYKTEYCRTFHSVGFCPYGPRCHFVHNADEARAQQQAAAQAEADWEDRPSRCCRRP comes from the exons ATGGAGCAGTCACAGTCGCAGCAGCACCGCTTCTATGGCGCCCTCACACGCACCATCTCACAGCCGGCTCAACAGCGCCACCCTCTGCACCAGCAGCAGatccaacaacagcagcaacagcaacagcagcagcagcagggtgTTGCCTCCTTGGTGACCATCATTGAGAATCTGGGGAACATGAATCTGCACCGTAAGCTCCAGCGCACACAGTTGGAGCCGCTGCTCCAACAGCCCATGAACATATCTCG CTACAAGACGGAGCTGTGCCGCCCGTTCGAGGAGGCCGGCGAGTGCAAGTACGGAGAGAAGTGCCAGTTCGCGCACGGCTTCCACGAGCTGCGCAACCTGCAGCGCCATCCCAAGTACAAGACAGAGTACTGCCGCACCTTCCACAGCGTCGGCTTCTGCCCCTACGGGCCGCGCTGCCACTTTGTGCACAACGCGGACGAGGCCCGCGCTCAGCAGCAGGCCGCAGCCCAGGCGGAAGCGGATTGGGAGGACAGGCCAAGCAGATGCTGCAGAAGACCATGA
- the LOC117186524 gene encoding uncharacterized protein LOC117186524, with protein MDLDLLSSKESLDKCVEFDLPPVAVGDSTRGCIIRNQRVAISGTFQSKPKAAASAKKNATPGRGTTRGGNATPAAETGGRPSRNSSKQSAPPGRRAISQGLDNPPVRGRSVGGYSLRSRSAVSMARARVLITSLPGERREEDAPQGRCYGPQRRRSYLDLDQDLAQLNWTGHQEDAGPRHPFSGSARRQGGRVAPLHPGTRMEPAGQSHSQVSVPPMAHFRRLCRALDRHYSPLSHFLVFLAGMLATLLCVALTPANQYL; from the exons ATGGACCTGGACCTCCTTTCCAGTAAGGAGTCGTTGGACAAGTGCGTGGAGTTTGACCTGCCCCCGGTCGCGGTGGGCGACAGCACCCGCGGATGCATCATCCGTAACCAGCGCGTTGCCATTTCGGGCACGTTCCAGAGCAAACCGAAGGCTGCTGCTTCGGCCAAGAAGAAC GCGACTCCTGGGCGTGGCACCACACGCGGCGGCAACGCGACGCCCGCAGCGGAGACCGGGGGACGTCCGAgtcgcaacagcagcaagcaGAGCGCTCCTCCTGGTCGTCGCGCGATTTCCCAAGGCCTGGACAACCCACCCGTCCGGGGGCGCTCTGTGGGAGGGTACTCGCTGCGCAGTCGCAGCGCTGTGTCGATGGCCAGGGCCAGAGTGCTGATCACATCCTTGCCAGGCGAACGGCGGGAGGAGGACGCACCCCAAGGCCGCTGCTACGGACCGCAGAGACGCCGCTCGTACCTGGATCTGGACCAGGATCTGGCCCAGCTGAACTGGACCGGCCATCAGGAGGATGCTGGCCCACGCCACCCATTCAGCGGCTCGGCTCGTCGCCAGGGCGGGCGGGTGGCGCCTCTCCACCCGGGCACCCGCATGGAGCCCGCCGGGCAGAGCCACTCACAGGTGTCCGTGCCCCCCATGGCACACTTCCGTCGGCTATGCCGCGCTCTGGATCGTCACTACAGTCCCCTGTCGCACTTCCTCGTGTTCCTGGCTGGGATGCTGGCCACTCTGCTGTGCGTGGCCCTGACGCCCGCCAACCAATATCTCTAA
- the LOC117186515 gene encoding uncharacterized protein LOC117186515 isoform X1, with translation MDLDLLSSKESLDKCVEFDLPPVAVGDSTRGCIIRNQRVAISGTFQSKPKAAASAKKNATPGRGTTRGGKATPGRGTTRGGKATPGRGTTRGGNATPAAETGGRPSRNSSKQSAPPGRRAISQGLDNPPVRGRSVGGYSLRSRSAVSMARARVLITSLPGERREEDAPQGRCYGPQRRRSYLDLDQDLAQLNWTGHLEDAGPRHPFSGSARRQGGRVAPLHPGTRMEPAGQSHSQVSVPPMAHFRRLCRALDRHYSPLSHFLVFLAGMLAILLCVALTPANQYL, from the coding sequence ATGGACCTGGACCTCCTTTCCAGTAAGGAGTCGTTGGACAAGTGCGTAGAGTTTGACCTGCCCCCGGTCGCGGTGGGCGACAGCACCCGCGGATGCATCATCCGTAACCAGCGCGTTGCCATTTCGGGCACGTTCCAGAGCAAACCGAAGGCTGCTGCTTCGGCCAAGAAGAACGCGACTCCTGGGCGTGGCACCACACGCGGCGGCAAGGCGACTCCTGGGCGTGGCACCACACGCGGCGGCAAGGCGACTCCTGGGCGTGGCACCACACGCGGCGGCAACGCGACGCCCGCAGCGGAGACCGGGGGACGTCCGAgtcgcaacagcagcaagcaGAGCGCTCCTCCTGGTCGTCGCGCGATTTCCCAAGGCCTGGACAACCCACCCGTCCGGGGGCGCTCTGTGGGAGGGTACTCGCTGCGCAGTCGCAGCGCTGTGTCGATGGCCAGGGCCAGAGTGCTGATCACATCCTTGCCAGGCGAACGGCGGGAGGAGGACGCACCCCAAGGCCGCTGCTACGGACCGCAGAGACGCCGCTCGTACCTGGATCTGGACCAGGATCTGGCCCAGCTGAACTGGACCGGCCATCTGGAGGATGCTGGCCCACGCCACCCATTCAGCGGCTCGGCTCGTCGCCAGGGCGGGCGGGTGGCGCCTCTCCACCCGGGCACCCGCATGGAGCCCGCCGGGCAGAGCCACTCACAGGTGTCCGTGCCCCCCATGGCACACTTCCGTCGGCTATGCCGCGCTCTGGATCGTCACTACAGTCCCCTGTCGCACTTCCTCGTGTTCCTGGCTGGGATGCTGGCCATTCTGCTGTGCGTGGCCCTGACGCCCGCCAACCAATATCTCTAA
- the LOC117186515 gene encoding uncharacterized protein LOC117186515 isoform X3, translating to MDLDLLSSKESLDKCVEFDLPPVAVGDSTRGCIIRNQRVAISGTFQSKPKAAASAKKNATPGRGTTRGGKATPGRGTTRGGNATPAAETGGRPSRNSSKQSAPPGRRAISQGLDNPPVRGRSVGGYSLRSRSAVSMARARVLITSLPGERREEDAPQGRCYGPQRRRSYLDLDQDLAQLNWTGHLEDAGPRHPFSGSARRQGGRVAPLHPGTRMEPAGQSHSQVSVPPMAHFRRLCRALDRHYSPLSHFLVFLAGMLAILLCVALTPANQYL from the exons ATGGACCTGGACCTCCTTTCCAGTAAGGAGTCGTTGGACAAGTGCGTAGAGTTTGACCTGCCCCCGGTCGCGGTGGGCGACAGCACCCGCGGATGCATCATCCGTAACCAGCGCGTTGCCATTTCGGGCACGTTCCAGAGCAAACCGAAGGCTGCTGCTTCGGCCAAGAAGAACGCGACTCCTGGGCGTGGCACCACACGCGGCGGCAAG GCGACTCCTGGGCGTGGCACCACACGCGGCGGCAACGCGACGCCCGCAGCGGAGACCGGGGGACGTCCGAgtcgcaacagcagcaagcaGAGCGCTCCTCCTGGTCGTCGCGCGATTTCCCAAGGCCTGGACAACCCACCCGTCCGGGGGCGCTCTGTGGGAGGGTACTCGCTGCGCAGTCGCAGCGCTGTGTCGATGGCCAGGGCCAGAGTGCTGATCACATCCTTGCCAGGCGAACGGCGGGAGGAGGACGCACCCCAAGGCCGCTGCTACGGACCGCAGAGACGCCGCTCGTACCTGGATCTGGACCAGGATCTGGCCCAGCTGAACTGGACCGGCCATCTGGAGGATGCTGGCCCACGCCACCCATTCAGCGGCTCGGCTCGTCGCCAGGGCGGGCGGGTGGCGCCTCTCCACCCGGGCACCCGCATGGAGCCCGCCGGGCAGAGCCACTCACAGGTGTCCGTGCCCCCCATGGCACACTTCCGTCGGCTATGCCGCGCTCTGGATCGTCACTACAGTCCCCTGTCGCACTTCCTCGTGTTCCTGGCTGGGATGCTGGCCATTCTGCTGTGCGTGGCCCTGACGCCCGCCAACCAATATCTCTAA
- the LOC117186515 gene encoding uncharacterized protein LOC117186515 isoform X4 codes for MDLDLLSSKESLDKCVEFDLPPVAVGDSTRGCIIRNQRVAISGTFQSKPKAAASAKKNATPGRGTTRGGNATPAAETGGRPSRNSSKQSAPPGRRAISQGLDNPPVRGRSVGGYSLRSRSAVSMARARVLITSLPGERREEDAPQGRCYGPQRRRSYLDLDQDLAQLNWTGHLEDAGPRHPFSGSARRQGGRVAPLHPGTRMEPAGQSHSQVSVPPMAHFRRLCRALDRHYSPLSHFLVFLAGMLAILLCVALTPANQYL; via the exons ATGGACCTGGACCTCCTTTCCAGTAAGGAGTCGTTGGACAAGTGCGTAGAGTTTGACCTGCCCCCGGTCGCGGTGGGCGACAGCACCCGCGGATGCATCATCCGTAACCAGCGCGTTGCCATTTCGGGCACGTTCCAGAGCAAACCGAAGGCTGCTGCTTCGGCCAAGAAGAAC GCGACTCCTGGGCGTGGCACCACACGCGGCGGCAACGCGACGCCCGCAGCGGAGACCGGGGGACGTCCGAgtcgcaacagcagcaagcaGAGCGCTCCTCCTGGTCGTCGCGCGATTTCCCAAGGCCTGGACAACCCACCCGTCCGGGGGCGCTCTGTGGGAGGGTACTCGCTGCGCAGTCGCAGCGCTGTGTCGATGGCCAGGGCCAGAGTGCTGATCACATCCTTGCCAGGCGAACGGCGGGAGGAGGACGCACCCCAAGGCCGCTGCTACGGACCGCAGAGACGCCGCTCGTACCTGGATCTGGACCAGGATCTGGCCCAGCTGAACTGGACCGGCCATCTGGAGGATGCTGGCCCACGCCACCCATTCAGCGGCTCGGCTCGTCGCCAGGGCGGGCGGGTGGCGCCTCTCCACCCGGGCACCCGCATGGAGCCCGCCGGGCAGAGCCACTCACAGGTGTCCGTGCCCCCCATGGCACACTTCCGTCGGCTATGCCGCGCTCTGGATCGTCACTACAGTCCCCTGTCGCACTTCCTCGTGTTCCTGGCTGGGATGCTGGCCATTCTGCTGTGCGTGGCCCTGACGCCCGCCAACCAATATCTCTAA
- the LOC117186515 gene encoding uncharacterized protein LOC117186515 isoform X2: protein MDLDLLSSKESLDKCVEFDLPPVAVGDSTRGCIIRNQRVAISGTFQSKPKAAASAKKNATPGRGTTRGGKATPGRGTTRGGNATPAAETGGRPSRNSSKQSAPPGRRAISQGLDNPPVRGRSVGGYSLRSRSAVSMARARVLITSLPGERREEDAPQGRCYGPQRRRSYLDLDQDLAQLNWTGHLEDAGPRHPFSGSARRQGGRVAPLHPGTRMEPAGQSHSQVSVPPMAHFRRLCRALDRHYSPLSHFLVFLAGMLAILLCVALTPANQYL, encoded by the exons ATGGACCTGGACCTCCTTTCCAGTAAGGAGTCGTTGGACAAGTGCGTAGAGTTTGACCTGCCCCCGGTCGCGGTGGGCGACAGCACCCGCGGATGCATCATCCGTAACCAGCGCGTTGCCATTTCGGGCACGTTCCAGAGCAAACCGAAGGCTGCTGCTTCGGCCAAGAAGAAC GCGACTCCTGGGCGTGGCACCACACGCGGCGGCAAGGCGACTCCTGGGCGTGGCACCACACGCGGCGGCAACGCGACGCCCGCAGCGGAGACCGGGGGACGTCCGAgtcgcaacagcagcaagcaGAGCGCTCCTCCTGGTCGTCGCGCGATTTCCCAAGGCCTGGACAACCCACCCGTCCGGGGGCGCTCTGTGGGAGGGTACTCGCTGCGCAGTCGCAGCGCTGTGTCGATGGCCAGGGCCAGAGTGCTGATCACATCCTTGCCAGGCGAACGGCGGGAGGAGGACGCACCCCAAGGCCGCTGCTACGGACCGCAGAGACGCCGCTCGTACCTGGATCTGGACCAGGATCTGGCCCAGCTGAACTGGACCGGCCATCTGGAGGATGCTGGCCCACGCCACCCATTCAGCGGCTCGGCTCGTCGCCAGGGCGGGCGGGTGGCGCCTCTCCACCCGGGCACCCGCATGGAGCCCGCCGGGCAGAGCCACTCACAGGTGTCCGTGCCCCCCATGGCACACTTCCGTCGGCTATGCCGCGCTCTGGATCGTCACTACAGTCCCCTGTCGCACTTCCTCGTGTTCCTGGCTGGGATGCTGGCCATTCTGCTGTGCGTGGCCCTGACGCCCGCCAACCAATATCTCTAA
- the LOC117186520 gene encoding uncharacterized protein LOC117186520 isoform X2: protein MDLDLLSSKESLDKCVEFDLPPVAVGDSTRGCIIRNLRVAISGTFQSKPKAAASAKKNATPGRGTTRGGNATPAAETGGRPSRNSSKQSAPPGRRAISQGLDNPPVRGRSVGGYSLRSRSAVSMARARVLITSLPGERREEDAPQGRCYGPQRRRSYLDLDQDLAQLNWTGHQEDAGPRHPFSGSARRQGGRGAPLHPGTRMEPAGQSHSQVSVPPMAHFRRLCRALDRHYSPLSHFLVFLAGMLATLLCVALTPANQYL from the exons ATGGACCTGGACCTCCTTTCCAGTAAGGAGTCGTTGGACAAGTGCGTGGAGTTTGACCTGCCCCCGGTCGCGGTGGGCGACAGCACCCGCGGATGCATCATCCGTAACCTGCGCGTTGCCATTTCGGGCACGTTCCAGAGCAAACCGAAGGCTGCTGCTTCGGCCAAGAAGAAC GCGACTCCTGGGCGTGGCACCACACGCGGCGGCAACGCGACGCCCGCAGCGGAGACCGGGGGACGTCCGAgtcgcaacagcagcaagcaGAGCGCTCCTCCTGGTCGTCGCGCGATTTCCCAAGGCCTGGACAACCCACCCGTCCGGGGGCGCTCTGTGGGAGGGTACTCGCTGCGCAGTCGCAGCGCTGTGTCGATGGCCAGGGCCAGAGTGCTGATCACATCCTTGCCAGGCGAACGGCGGGAGGAGGACGCACCCCAAGGCCGCTGCTACGGACCGCAGAGACGCCGCTCGTACCTGGATCTGGACCAGGATCTGGCCCAGCTGAACTGGACCGGCCATCAGGAGGATGCTGGCCCACGCCACCCATTCAGCGGCTCGGCTCGTCGCCAGGGCGGGCGGGGGGCGCCTCTCCACCCGGGCACCCGCATGGAGCCCGCCGGGCAGAGCCACTCACAGGTGTCCGTGCCCCCCATGGCACACTTCCGTCGGCTATGCCGCGCTCTGGATCGTCACTACAGTCCCCTGTCGCACTTCCTCGTGTTCCTGGCTGGGATGCTGGCCACTCTGCTGTGCGTGGCCCTGACGCCCGCCAACCAATATCTCTAA
- the LOC117186520 gene encoding uncharacterized protein LOC117186520 isoform X1, whose translation MDLDLLSSKESLDKCVEFDLPPVAVGDSTRGCIIRNLRVAISGTFQSKPKAAASAKKNATPGRGTTRGGKATPGRGTTRGGNATPAAETGGRPSRNSSKQSAPPGRRAISQGLDNPPVRGRSVGGYSLRSRSAVSMARARVLITSLPGERREEDAPQGRCYGPQRRRSYLDLDQDLAQLNWTGHQEDAGPRHPFSGSARRQGGRGAPLHPGTRMEPAGQSHSQVSVPPMAHFRRLCRALDRHYSPLSHFLVFLAGMLATLLCVALTPANQYL comes from the coding sequence ATGGACCTGGACCTCCTTTCCAGTAAGGAGTCGTTGGACAAGTGCGTGGAGTTTGACCTGCCCCCGGTCGCGGTGGGCGACAGCACCCGCGGATGCATCATCCGTAACCTGCGCGTTGCCATTTCGGGCACGTTCCAGAGCAAACCGAAGGCTGCTGCTTCGGCCAAGAAGAACGCGACTCCTGGGCGTGGCACCACACGCGGCGGCAAGGCGACTCCTGGGCGTGGCACCACACGCGGCGGCAACGCGACGCCCGCAGCGGAGACCGGGGGACGTCCGAgtcgcaacagcagcaagcaGAGCGCTCCTCCTGGTCGTCGCGCGATTTCCCAAGGCCTGGACAACCCACCCGTCCGGGGGCGCTCTGTGGGAGGGTACTCGCTGCGCAGTCGCAGCGCTGTGTCGATGGCCAGGGCCAGAGTGCTGATCACATCCTTGCCAGGCGAACGGCGGGAGGAGGACGCACCCCAAGGCCGCTGCTACGGACCGCAGAGACGCCGCTCGTACCTGGATCTGGACCAGGATCTGGCCCAGCTGAACTGGACCGGCCATCAGGAGGATGCTGGCCCACGCCACCCATTCAGCGGCTCGGCTCGTCGCCAGGGCGGGCGGGGGGCGCCTCTCCACCCGGGCACCCGCATGGAGCCCGCCGGGCAGAGCCACTCACAGGTGTCCGTGCCCCCCATGGCACACTTCCGTCGGCTATGCCGCGCTCTGGATCGTCACTACAGTCCCCTGTCGCACTTCCTCGTGTTCCTGGCTGGGATGCTGGCCACTCTGCTGTGCGTGGCCCTGACGCCCGCCAACCAATATCTCTAA
- the LOC117186521 gene encoding uncharacterized protein LOC117186521 isoform X2 produces MDLDLLSSKESLDKCVEFDLPPVAVGDSTRGCIIRNLRVAISGTFQSKPKAAASAKKNATPGRGTTRGGNATPAAETGGRPSRNSSKQSAPPGRRAISQGLDNPPVRGRSVGGYSLRSRSAVSMARARVLITSLPGERREEDAPQGRCYGPQRRRSYLDLDQDLAQLNWTGHQEDAGPRHPFSGSARRQGGRVAPLHPGTRMEPAGQSHSQVSVPPMANFRRLCRALDRHYSPLSHFLVFLAGMLATLLCVALTPANQYL; encoded by the exons ATGGACCTGGACCTCCTTTCCAGTAAGGAGTCGTTGGACAAGTGCGTGGAGTTTGACCTGCCCCCGGTCGCGGTGGGCGACAGCACCCGCGGATGCATCATCCGTAACCTGCGCGTTGCCATTTCGGGCACGTTCCAGAGCAAACCGAAGGCTGCTGCTTCGGCCAAGAAGAAC GCGACTCCTGGGCGTGGCACCACACGCGGCGGCAACGCGACGCCCGCAGCGGAGACCGGGGGACGTCCGAgtcgcaacagcagcaagcaGAGCGCTCCTCCTGGTCGTCGCGCGATTTCCCAAGGCCTGGACAACCCACCCGTCCGGGGGCGCTCTGTGGGAGGGTACTCGCTGCGCAGTCGCAGCGCTGTGTCGATGGCCAGGGCCAGAGTGCTGATCACATCCTTGCCAGGCGAACGGCGGGAGGAGGACGCACCCCAAGGCCGCTGCTACGGACCGCAGAGACGCCGCTCGTACCTGGATCTGGACCAGGATCTGGCCCAGCTGAACTGGACCGGCCATCAGGAGGATGCTGGCCCACGCCACCCATTCAGCGGCTCGGCTCGTCGCCAGGGCGGGCGGGTGGCGCCTCTCCACCCGGGCACCCGCATGGAGCCCGCCGGGCAGAGCCACTCACAGGTGTCCGTGCCCCCCATGGCAAACTTCCGTCGGCTATGCCGCGCTCTGGATCGTCACTACAGTCCCCTGTCGCACTTCCTCGTGTTCCTGGCTGGGATGCTGGCCACTCTGCTGTGCGTGGCCCTGACGCCCGCCAACCAATATCTCTAA
- the LOC117186521 gene encoding uncharacterized protein LOC117186521 isoform X1 — protein sequence MDLDLLSSKESLDKCVEFDLPPVAVGDSTRGCIIRNLRVAISGTFQSKPKAAASAKKNATPGRGTTRGGKATPGRGTTRGGNATPAAETGGRPSRNSSKQSAPPGRRAISQGLDNPPVRGRSVGGYSLRSRSAVSMARARVLITSLPGERREEDAPQGRCYGPQRRRSYLDLDQDLAQLNWTGHQEDAGPRHPFSGSARRQGGRVAPLHPGTRMEPAGQSHSQVSVPPMANFRRLCRALDRHYSPLSHFLVFLAGMLATLLCVALTPANQYL from the coding sequence ATGGACCTGGACCTCCTTTCCAGTAAGGAGTCGTTGGACAAGTGCGTGGAGTTTGACCTGCCCCCGGTCGCGGTGGGCGACAGCACCCGCGGATGCATCATCCGTAACCTGCGCGTTGCCATTTCGGGCACGTTCCAGAGCAAACCGAAGGCTGCTGCTTCGGCCAAGAAGAACGCGACTCCTGGGCGTGGCACCACACGCGGCGGCAAGGCGACTCCTGGGCGTGGCACCACACGCGGCGGCAACGCGACGCCCGCAGCGGAGACCGGGGGACGTCCGAgtcgcaacagcagcaagcaGAGCGCTCCTCCTGGTCGTCGCGCGATTTCCCAAGGCCTGGACAACCCACCCGTCCGGGGGCGCTCTGTGGGAGGGTACTCGCTGCGCAGTCGCAGCGCTGTGTCGATGGCCAGGGCCAGAGTGCTGATCACATCCTTGCCAGGCGAACGGCGGGAGGAGGACGCACCCCAAGGCCGCTGCTACGGACCGCAGAGACGCCGCTCGTACCTGGATCTGGACCAGGATCTGGCCCAGCTGAACTGGACCGGCCATCAGGAGGATGCTGGCCCACGCCACCCATTCAGCGGCTCGGCTCGTCGCCAGGGCGGGCGGGTGGCGCCTCTCCACCCGGGCACCCGCATGGAGCCCGCCGGGCAGAGCCACTCACAGGTGTCCGTGCCCCCCATGGCAAACTTCCGTCGGCTATGCCGCGCTCTGGATCGTCACTACAGTCCCCTGTCGCACTTCCTCGTGTTCCTGGCTGGGATGCTGGCCACTCTGCTGTGCGTGGCCCTGACGCCCGCCAACCAATATCTCTAA